GGGCTGCGGTCTCGTGGGGCGGGTTGTCCGGTCCCACGGGCTGCGTTTCCGTGTGTGGGCGCTCCTATCACCCGATTGTGCTCACTGTCTCCACAGATCTCGTACCTGACCTGGGGCGTGTTGCAGGAGCGCGTGATGACCCGCACCTACTCCTCTGCCGAGCCCGGGAGTCCCGGGGAGAAGTTCAGAGACTCCCAGTTCTTGGTGTTCATGAACCGTATCCTGGCGCTGGTTGTGGCGGGCACTTACTGCGCTCTCACCAAGCAGCCGCGCCACGGGGCGCCCATGTACAAGTACTCGTTTGCCTCCCTCTCCAACATCCTGAGCAGCTGGTGCCAGTACGAGGCGCTGAAGTTCATCAGCTTTCCCACCCAGGTCTTGGCCAAAGCCTCCAAGGTGATCCCGGTGATGCTGATGGGGAAGCTGGTGTCGCACAAGAGCTACGAGTACTGGGAGTACTTCACGGCCGTCCTCATCTCTCTGGGGGTCAGCATGTTCTTACTGTCCAACGGGGAAGGCCACCGCGCCCCTGGCGTCACCACCTTCTCCGGAGTGGTCATCTTGGCGGGGTACATCGTCTTCGACAGCTTCACCTCCAACTGGCAGGACTCGCTCTTCAAGTACAAGATGTCGTCGGTGCAGATGATGTTCGGGGTGAACCTCTTCTCCTGCCTCTTCACCGTCTTCTCTCTGCTGGAACAGGGGGCGCTGCTGGACGCCGTCCGCTTCATGTCCCGACACCCGGACTTCGCCTTCCATGCGGCGCTGCTGTCGGTGTGCTCGGGCTTCGGCCAGCTCTTCATATTTTATACCATAAACAAGTTTGGGGCGGCCATTTTTACCATCATTATGACTCTGCGCCAGGCCTTGGCCATCCTCTTGTCTTGTCTGCTCTACGGGCACCCGGTCACCGCAGTGGGCGCGGTGGGCGTGGCGGTGGTCTTTCTTGCCTTATTCCTCCGTGTCTATGCCAGGGGCAGGATGAAGAAGAAGGGCAGGAAGGCGGCAGATGCCCCGGTGGTTCAGAAGGTCTGAGCAGGACGCGGTAATTGACCATTCATGTGGGGACTTGTGTGGGGACTGATGGACGGCGGAGAGCCGCTTATCTCTGACGGAGGAGGGATCTGGGATCctttatttgtatttgggacgtTAATATCGTTATTAAACATTTACATTTTCTTtgatttgtattattattttgtccaaaaataaaaaaaaatacaaaacttgaCAATCACCCGTAactcacagcagcacagaggatgggggagggggaagggcgGCCTGAACACCCCAGAAATGCTCAGACAGGAGAAATTACTGCatgatacagtgacatcactgagaccaGCGGTGACCTCACTGAGACCAGCGGTGACCTCACTGAGACCAGCGGTGACCTCACTGAGaccagcggtgacatcacagagaatgttgcctatccattcactagagatcagcgttgccatcactgagaatgacgcctatcactagagatcagcggtgccatcactggGAATGCCgcatatccatcactagagatcagcggtgccatcactggGAATGCCGcctatcactagagatcagcggtgacatcactgagaatgcaggctatccattcactagagatcagcggtgacatcactgagaatgcaggctatccattcactagagatcagcggtgacatcactgagaatgccgcctatccatcactagagatcagcggtgccatcactggGAATGCCGcctatcactagagatcagcggtgacatcactgagaatgcaggctatccattcactagagatcagcggtgacatcactgagaatgcagcctatccatcactagagatcagcggtgacatcactgagaatgcaggctatccattcactagagatcagcggtgacatcactgagaatgcaggctatccattcactagagatcagcggtgacatcactgagaatgcagcctatccatcactagagatcagcggtgacatcactgagaatgcaggctatccattcactagagatcagcggtgacatcactgagaatgcagcctatccatcactagagatcagcggtgacatcactgagaatgcaggctatccattcactagagatcagcggagatatcactgagaatgcagcctatccatcactagagatcagcggtgacatcactgagaatgccgcctatcactagagatcagcggtgacatcactgagaatgcaggctatccattcactagagatcagcggagatatcactgagaatgcagcctatccatcactagagatcagcggtgacatcactgagaatgccgcctatccattcactagagatcagcggtgacatcactgagaatgcaggctatccattcactagagatcagcggagatatcactgagaatgcagcctatccatcactagagatcagcggtgacatcactgagaatgccgcctatccattcactagagatcagcggtgacatcactgagaatgcaggctatccattcactagagatcagcggtgacatcactgagaatgcaggctatccattcactagagatcagcggtgacatcactgagaatgccgcctatccattcactagagatcagcggtgacatcactgagaatgcaggctatccattcactagagatcagcggtgacatcactgagaatgccgcctatccatcactagagatcagtggtgCCATCACTGGGAATGCCGcctatcactagagatcagcggtgacatcactgagaatgcaggctatccattcactagagatcagcggtgacatcactgagaatgccgcctatccatcactagagatcagcggtgacatcactgagaatgcaggctatccattcactagagatcagcggtgacatcactgagaatgcaggctatccattcactagagatcagcggtgacatcactgagaatgcagcctatccattcactagagatcagcggtgacatcactgagaatgcaggctATCCATTcaatagagatcagcggtgacatcactgagaatgcaggctATCCATTcaatagagatcagcggtgacatcactgagaatgccgcctatcactagagatcagcggtgacatcactgagaatgccgcctatccattcacccgagatcagcggtgacatcactgagaatgccgcctatccattcactagagatcagcgttgccatcactgagaatgacgcctatcactagagatcagcggtgccatcactggGAATGCCgcatatccatcactagagatcagcggtgccatcactggGAATGCCGcctatcactagagatcagcggtgacatcactgagaatgcaggctatccattcactagagatcagcggtgacatcactgagaatgcaggctatccattcactagagatcagcggtgacatcactgagaatgccgcctatccatcactagagatcagcggtgacatcactgagaatgcaggctatccattcactagagatcagcggtgacatcactgagaatgcaggctATCCATTcaatagagatcagcggtgacatcactgagaatgccgcctatcactagagatcagcggtgacatcactgagaatgccgcctatccattcactagagatcagcggtgacatcactgagaatgccgcctatccattcactagagatcagcggtgacatcactgagaatgccgcctatccattcactagagatcagcggtgacatcactgagaatgcaggctatccattcactagagatcagcggtgacatcactgagaatgcaggctATCCATTcaatagagatcagcggtgacatcactgagaatgccgcctatcactagagatcagcggtgacatcactgagaatgccgcctatccattcacccgagatcagcggtgacatcactgagaatgccgcctatccattcactagagatcagcgttgccatcactgagaatgacgcctatcactagagatcagcggtgccatcactggGAATGCCgcatatccatcactagagatcagcggtgccatcactggGAATGCCGcctatcactagagatcagcggtgacatcactgagaatgcaggctatccattcactagagatcagcggtgacatcactgagaatgcaggctatccattcactagagatcagcggtgacatcactgagaatg
The sequence above is a segment of the Bufo bufo chromosome 4, aBufBuf1.1, whole genome shotgun sequence genome. Coding sequences within it:
- the SLC35B2 gene encoding adenosine 3'-phospho 5'-phosphosulfate transporter 1 isoform X2; this translates as MRSAVPSRSLLLLLILLGVSAEEPPPAAPAQDTWREFWLLRFMVNIAGYGTVLIPGVLLIQYFKRGNYLETGRGICFPVVKSCVFGHESKSVAADEPPSSPRGDGDPSTTQQAFKLLFCASGLQISYLTWGVLQERVMTRTYSSAEPGSPGEKFRDSQFLVFMNRILALVVAGTYCALTKQPRHGAPMYKYSFASLSNILSSWCQYEALKFISFPTQVLAKASKVIPVMLMGKLVSHKSYEYWEYFTAVLISLGVSMFLLSNGEGHRAPGVTTFSGVVILAGYIVFDSFTSNWQDSLFKYKMSSVQMMFGVNLFSCLFTVFSLLEQGALLDAVRFMSRHPDFAFHAALLSVCSGFGQLFIFYTINKFGAAIFTIIMTLRQALAILLSCLLYGHPVTAVGAVGVAVVFLALFLRVYARGRMKKKGRKAADAPVVQKV
- the SLC35B2 gene encoding adenosine 3'-phospho 5'-phosphosulfate transporter 1 isoform X1, with the protein product MTVFIPVWKPGYSNRMSSLLLLLILLGVSAEEPPPAAPAQDTWREFWLLRFMVNIAGYGTVLIPGVLLIQYFKRGNYLETGRGICFPVVKSCVFGHESKSVAADEPPSSPRGDGDPSTTQQAFKLLFCASGLQISYLTWGVLQERVMTRTYSSAEPGSPGEKFRDSQFLVFMNRILALVVAGTYCALTKQPRHGAPMYKYSFASLSNILSSWCQYEALKFISFPTQVLAKASKVIPVMLMGKLVSHKSYEYWEYFTAVLISLGVSMFLLSNGEGHRAPGVTTFSGVVILAGYIVFDSFTSNWQDSLFKYKMSSVQMMFGVNLFSCLFTVFSLLEQGALLDAVRFMSRHPDFAFHAALLSVCSGFGQLFIFYTINKFGAAIFTIIMTLRQALAILLSCLLYGHPVTAVGAVGVAVVFLALFLRVYARGRMKKKGRKAADAPVVQKV